From Watersipora subatra chromosome 2, tzWatSuba1.1, whole genome shotgun sequence, one genomic window encodes:
- the LOC137388031 gene encoding uncharacterized protein has product MEDKALSRELQLDADVTVDTIKAKMRAKETILRNQQLELDGEKTVASLQWRSHPTTQKSLGRGLSKGESDKSRSSAAPECTRMLTQSDFIKNCKYCGGSHAIRRCPAYGKSCKNCKRFNHFYSVCQSNPRKMHAVDVSNEHEELESNAQYLNLDTLCLFVHETKAVECNSKWLIKLRANNQTFEAKVDTGAKVLVMSRTTAKSLGVTRVKKSTAVVTSYAGKSIPLLGTAEIAISVVHAGRLRKCKEVFYVVEQNSQTLLGMPAINAMQLIANIGQVGTQAQSGASVIDKYEHAFNGLGRYPNLLRFNSKRAQFLKHHHREWCQTRYVAN; this is encoded by the coding sequence ATGGAGGATAAAGCTCTTTCGAGAGAGTTACAACTTGATGCAGATGTAACTGTGGACACAATTAAAGCAAAAATGAGAGCAAAAGAGACTATTTTACGAAATCAGCAATTGGAGTTAGATGGAGAGAAAACAGTGGCTTCTCTCCAATGGCGAAGCCACCCGACTACCCAAAAGTCCCTGGGTAGGGGTCTCAGCAAGGGTGAATCTGACAAGAGCAGAAGCAGTGCTGCGCCTGAATGCACAAGGATGCTGACGCAAAGTGACTTTATCAAAAACTGTAAATACTGTGGAGGGTCTCATGCAATAAGACGATGTCCTGCATACGGTAAGAGTTGTAAAAACTGTAAGAGATTCAATCATTTCTATTCTGTTTGTCAGTCAAATCCAAGAAAAATGCATGCTGTAGATGTTTCTAATGAGCACGAAGAGCTTGAGTCAAATGCTCAATATTTGAATCTAGATACATTATGTCTTTTTGTACATGAAACAAAAGCTGTTGAATGTAATTCTAAGTGGTTGATTAAACTCAGAGCAAATAACCAGACATTTGAGGCTAAGGTTGACACCGGGGCAAAGGTTTTGGTGATGTCTCGTACCACTGCTAAGAGTTTGGGCGTAACACGTGTTAAAAAATCAACTGCAGTTGTCACAAGCTATGCTGGAAAATCAATTCCACTTCTGGGCACTGCAGAGATTGCCATTTCGGTTGTGCATGCTGGCAGACTCAGAAAATGCAAGGAAGTGTTTTATGTGGTTGAGCAGAATTCCCAAACACTGTTAGGAATGCCTGCAATAAATGCTATGCAGCTGATAGCCAACATAGGCCAGGTAGGTACTCAAGCTCAGTCAGGTGCGAGTGTGATTGATAAATATGAGCATGCGTTCAATGGTCTAGGTAGATACCCTAACCTATTACGCTTCAACTCAAAGAGGGCGCAGTTCCTAAAGCATCACCACCGAGAATGGTGCCAGACAAGGTACGTAGCAAATTAG